The following proteins are co-located in the uncultured Tolumonas sp. genome:
- a CDS encoding DUF2835 family protein: protein MFYTFRLTLSRSDVLEFYEGSLGAVSVLTEQGLRLQFPFHHLRPFVSFSGVNGRFRVMIDSSNKITRIERIS from the coding sequence ATGTTCTATACGTTTCGTCTGACACTATCGCGTAGTGATGTATTGGAATTCTATGAGGGAAGCCTTGGTGCTGTTTCAGTTCTTACGGAACAAGGACTTCGACTTCAATTCCCTTTTCATCACTTGAGGCCTTTTGTCTCTTTTAGTGGGGTAAATGGACGATTTAGAGTAATGATAGATTCTTCAAATAAGATCACCAGAATAGAACGCATTAGTTAA
- the pepN gene encoding aminopeptidase N → MNAIAKEKHRLAYTAPDFTIDQIDLDILLDENRTTVIATSLVKRQGNHVNDLLLNGENLILHSVLINKQQATYRVENNQLCIENIPDLFELQIVTEINPEANSALEGLYKSGSAFCTQCEAEGFRRITYYLDRPDVLARFTTKITANKANYPILLSNGNRIASGDNNDGTHWVQWQDPYPKPCYLFALVAGDFDVLKDTFKTKSGRTVALELFVDKGNLNRSHHAMTSLKKSMAWDEQRFGLEYDLDIYMIVAVDFFNMGAMENKGLNVFNAKFVLANSESATDTDYFDIERVIGHEYFHNWTGNRITCRDWFQLSLKEGLTVFRDQEFSSDLGSRAINRIRNVKIIRGPQFAEDAGPMSHPIRPDVVMEMNNFYTLTVYEKGSEVIRMLHTILGENKFQAGMKLYVARHDGQAVTCDDFVQAMQDASGIDLTLFRRWYAQSGTPILTVSDEFDALTCTYRLHVKQHTPATADQNEKSALHIPLSIALYDQGGVYLGDQYDQVLSVCSDQQSFEFTGITEKPVIALLQDFSAPVKLEYAYDDQDLLILLRHSRSAFTRWDAAQMLINKYIKLNVKNFIEQQPLEVPPSLLHTFAEILRDQSLDKSLIAEIMRLPSESSIAELFDEIDIDAIHTVRRFMEQTIAQHLHDVFVVTYQQNKATGSYELSQTEIAKRDLVAVCLNYLAINGDESDVSIITAHYDFADNMTDILAAMQAAKQGELPVLQNMMTEFETKWHHDGLVMDNWFRIQATSPADDCLSTIKSLLSHRSFSMQNPNRLRALIGTFSAANPHRFHAIDGSGYRFLREILEELNTTNPQVAARLITPLLQYKRFDSVRQSLMKQELQQLAERTDLSNDLFEKVSRALAQ, encoded by the coding sequence ATGAACGCCATAGCGAAGGAAAAACACCGTTTAGCTTATACAGCGCCCGATTTCACGATTGATCAAATTGATCTCGATATCCTGTTGGATGAAAACCGTACAACAGTGATCGCTACCAGCTTGGTTAAACGCCAAGGCAACCATGTTAATGATTTATTGCTGAATGGTGAAAACTTAATTCTCCATTCAGTATTAATAAACAAACAACAAGCTACATATCGTGTAGAAAATAACCAGCTTTGCATTGAAAATATCCCTGATTTATTTGAATTACAGATTGTGACTGAAATTAATCCTGAGGCGAATAGTGCTTTGGAAGGGTTATATAAATCAGGTAGTGCATTTTGCACACAATGTGAAGCAGAAGGATTTAGACGGATCACTTATTATTTAGACCGTCCGGATGTATTGGCTCGCTTTACAACTAAAATTACTGCCAATAAAGCGAATTATCCAATTCTACTGTCGAATGGTAATCGCATCGCTAGTGGTGATAACAACGATGGTACTCATTGGGTGCAATGGCAAGATCCTTACCCGAAACCATGCTATCTATTTGCGTTAGTTGCTGGTGATTTTGATGTTTTAAAAGATACGTTTAAGACCAAAAGTGGCCGGACTGTCGCTTTAGAATTATTTGTAGACAAGGGCAATTTGAATCGCAGCCATCATGCAATGACCAGTCTGAAAAAATCGATGGCATGGGATGAACAGCGCTTTGGATTAGAATACGATCTGGATATTTATATGATCGTTGCCGTCGATTTCTTCAATATGGGAGCCATGGAAAATAAAGGCTTAAATGTCTTCAATGCCAAATTTGTGCTCGCGAATTCAGAGTCAGCAACTGATACCGATTATTTTGATATTGAACGGGTGATCGGTCATGAATATTTCCATAACTGGACGGGTAACCGTATTACCTGTCGTGACTGGTTCCAACTTAGCCTGAAAGAAGGCCTAACAGTATTCCGTGATCAAGAGTTCTCTTCCGATCTGGGTTCCAGAGCGATTAACCGTATCAGAAATGTGAAGATTATTCGTGGGCCACAGTTTGCCGAAGATGCGGGGCCTATGTCGCATCCGATCCGCCCGGATGTTGTGATGGAAATGAACAATTTCTATACACTGACCGTGTATGAAAAAGGTTCAGAAGTGATCCGCATGTTACACACCATTTTAGGCGAGAATAAATTCCAGGCAGGGATGAAGTTATATGTCGCTCGTCATGATGGACAGGCTGTAACTTGTGATGATTTTGTGCAAGCAATGCAAGATGCGTCTGGCATTGACTTGACGCTTTTCCGGCGCTGGTATGCTCAATCTGGCACACCAATATTAACGGTCAGTGATGAATTTGATGCCTTAACTTGCACTTATCGGTTGCACGTAAAACAGCACACCCCAGCAACGGCAGATCAAAATGAGAAATCAGCGCTGCATATTCCACTTAGCATTGCCTTGTATGATCAGGGTGGTGTCTATTTGGGTGATCAATATGATCAAGTGCTGAGTGTTTGTTCCGATCAACAATCTTTTGAGTTTACAGGTATAACTGAAAAACCAGTCATTGCTTTATTGCAGGATTTTTCAGCACCAGTAAAACTAGAGTACGCCTATGATGATCAAGATTTATTAATTTTATTACGACACTCCCGCAGCGCATTTACCCGTTGGGACGCGGCACAAATGCTGATCAATAAATATATTAAATTGAATGTAAAGAATTTTATTGAACAGCAGCCGCTCGAAGTACCACCTTCTTTGCTGCATACTTTTGCCGAAATATTGCGTGATCAGAGTTTGGATAAATCGTTGATCGCCGAGATCATGCGGCTTCCATCGGAAAGTAGTATTGCTGAGTTGTTTGATGAAATTGATATCGATGCTATTCACACAGTAAGACGTTTCATGGAGCAAACAATAGCCCAGCACCTACATGATGTCTTTGTTGTTACTTATCAGCAAAACAAGGCAACGGGATCTTATGAACTGTCTCAAACAGAGATAGCAAAACGAGATTTGGTGGCCGTGTGCTTGAATTATCTGGCAATAAATGGCGATGAATCTGATGTGTCTATTATCACTGCACACTATGACTTCGCAGACAATATGACTGACATCCTTGCTGCTATGCAAGCTGCGAAGCAGGGGGAATTACCTGTGTTGCAGAACATGATGACTGAATTTGAAACAAAATGGCATCACGATGGTTTAGTTATGGATAATTGGTTCCGTATTCAAGCTACATCACCAGCCGATGATTGTTTATCTACAATTAAATCACTCTTAAGTCATCGCTCTTTTAGTATGCAAAATCCAAATCGCTTGCGAGCATTAATTGGAACGTTTAGCGCTGCTAATCCACATCGTTTTCATGCGATTGATGGATCTGGTTATCGTTTCCTTAGAGAGATATTAGAGGAATTAAACACGACTAACCCACAAGTCGCTGCTAGGTTGATTACGCCATTATTGCAATACAAGCGTTTTGACTCTGTTAGACAGTCGTTGATGAAACAAGAGTTACAGCAATTAGCTGAACGGACAGATTTATCTAACGATCTGTTTGAAAAGGTATCCAGAGCATTAGCTCAATAA
- the uvrY gene encoding UvrY/SirA/GacA family response regulator transcription factor: MISVFLVDDHELVRTGIRRILEDVRGLRVVGEAVSGEQAVQWCRDNQSDVILMDMNMPGIGGLEATKKILRFNPDTKIIVLTVQTETPFPLKVMQAGASGYLTKCSAPDEMIQAIRAVNAGQRYISPEIAQQIALSQVTTSTTENPFKTLSDREMQITMMITKGNKVQDIAESLNLSPKTVNSYRYRLFEKLNINGDVELTRMAIRYGILDAETL; this comes from the coding sequence TTGATTAGTGTATTTCTAGTGGATGATCATGAGCTGGTGCGCACAGGCATTCGCCGTATCTTAGAAGATGTTCGTGGTCTTCGTGTGGTTGGTGAGGCAGTGAGTGGCGAGCAAGCAGTCCAGTGGTGCAGAGACAACCAGTCTGATGTCATTTTAATGGATATGAATATGCCTGGCATTGGCGGGCTGGAAGCAACCAAAAAAATCCTGCGATTTAATCCTGATACAAAGATAATTGTTTTAACTGTCCAGACTGAGACCCCATTTCCCCTAAAAGTCATGCAAGCGGGCGCATCTGGTTATCTAACTAAATGTTCAGCCCCCGATGAAATGATTCAGGCAATCCGCGCTGTTAATGCAGGTCAACGCTATATTTCTCCGGAAATAGCGCAACAAATAGCATTAAGCCAAGTCACAACCTCCACAACTGAAAACCCTTTTAAAACGCTTTCTGATCGAGAAATGCAGATCACCATGATGATCACTAAAGGTAATAAAGTTCAGGATATTGCCGAAAGTCTTAATCTAAGTCCGAAAACAGTTAATAGTTACCGTTATCGTTTATTTGAGAAACTGAATATTAATGGTGATGTCGAATTAACTCGTATGGCTATTCGTTATGGAATTTTGGACGCAGAAACTTTATAG
- the uvrC gene encoding excinuclease ABC subunit UvrC, protein MNTSEFDSRRFLKVVTEQPGVYRMIDRTGCIIYVGKAKNLKKRLSSYFRTNVDSTKTRALVSNIADIQITVTLTETEALILEHNLIKQHRPKYNILLRDDKSYPYIFLSSHQHPRLSSHRGARKQKGEYFGPYPSGYAVRESLHAMQKIFPIRQCEDSFYANRSRPCLLYQLKRCSGPCVPGLITDEQYMEQVNLARLFLQGKDQQVITLLVDKMEKASLELRFEDAAKLRDQILNMRKIQEQQSVSGNILDDLDIIGTAVRNGIASVHVLFIRQGKVLGSRNYFPSLPIDSDISELLYAFVQQFYLSDISGKSLPKEILLDNELEDEDGLSEMLSQIAGIKVRITSKTRSERARYCQLATTNAEAALNSKLSHKTTVEQRFRQLQDVLNITTPIQRMECFDISHTQGEATVASCVVFDREGPKNSEYRLYNIEGITPGDDYAAMKQVIYRRFNKQQDADKIPDILFIDGGLGQLRQAESVLSELPSLSNQKQPRLIGIAKGESRKPGLETLIFGQTHEEINLPADMPALHLIQHIRDESHRFAITGHRQRRNKKRTESLLEGIPGVGSKRRQMLLKYLGGMQEIIKATPEELTKVPGISPALARVIYDTLH, encoded by the coding sequence ATAAATACGTCTGAATTTGATTCGCGTCGGTTTTTGAAAGTAGTGACAGAACAGCCTGGTGTCTACCGCATGATCGATAGAACCGGCTGTATCATTTACGTGGGAAAAGCCAAAAATCTCAAAAAGAGACTATCTTCTTATTTCCGTACAAATGTAGACAGTACAAAAACGCGTGCATTGGTCAGCAATATTGCCGACATACAAATCACGGTCACATTGACTGAAACTGAAGCGTTAATATTAGAACATAATCTAATCAAACAGCATCGGCCGAAATATAATATTTTGCTGCGCGATGATAAATCCTACCCCTATATATTTCTATCGTCACATCAGCACCCTCGCCTTAGTTCACACAGAGGGGCGAGAAAGCAAAAAGGGGAATATTTTGGCCCCTACCCCAGTGGTTATGCAGTAAGGGAAAGTTTGCATGCAATGCAAAAAATCTTTCCGATACGGCAATGTGAAGACTCTTTTTACGCTAACCGTTCACGACCTTGCTTGTTATATCAACTGAAACGATGCAGTGGCCCTTGTGTACCTGGGCTAATTACTGACGAACAGTATATGGAACAGGTGAATCTCGCCCGACTATTTTTACAAGGTAAAGATCAGCAAGTGATAACCTTGTTAGTCGATAAAATGGAAAAAGCGAGCCTCGAATTACGGTTTGAAGATGCCGCCAAATTACGCGACCAAATTTTGAACATGCGTAAGATCCAGGAACAACAATCGGTCAGTGGCAATATTCTTGATGATCTAGACATTATTGGTACTGCCGTTCGCAATGGTATTGCCAGTGTGCATGTACTATTCATCAGACAAGGTAAAGTGCTTGGCAGTCGAAATTATTTCCCTTCCTTACCAATCGATAGCGACATATCCGAATTGCTTTATGCTTTTGTTCAGCAATTTTATCTTTCTGATATATCTGGTAAATCATTACCAAAAGAAATCCTGCTTGATAATGAATTAGAAGATGAAGATGGTTTATCAGAAATGCTCAGCCAAATCGCTGGAATCAAAGTTAGAATCACAAGCAAAACCAGAAGTGAACGTGCACGTTATTGCCAGTTAGCAACAACAAATGCTGAGGCAGCACTGAATAGTAAGTTATCGCATAAAACGACGGTTGAACAACGTTTCAGACAATTGCAGGATGTGTTGAATATCACCACACCAATTCAGCGTATGGAATGTTTTGATATCTCTCATACGCAGGGTGAAGCCACGGTGGCTTCCTGCGTCGTATTTGACCGGGAAGGCCCTAAAAATAGCGAATACCGACTCTATAATATTGAGGGCATCACTCCTGGCGATGATTATGCCGCGATGAAGCAAGTTATTTACCGACGTTTTAATAAACAGCAAGATGCCGACAAAATTCCAGACATCTTATTTATTGACGGCGGTTTAGGGCAATTACGCCAAGCTGAATCAGTATTAAGCGAACTACCATCACTGTCTAATCAAAAACAACCACGACTTATCGGTATTGCCAAAGGTGAATCTAGAAAACCGGGCTTAGAAACACTCATTTTCGGCCAAACCCACGAAGAAATTAACTTACCGGCTGATATGCCAGCGTTGCACTTGATACAACATATTCGTGATGAATCACACCGTTTCGCAATCACTGGTCATCGACAACGCAGAAATAAGAAAAGAACCGAAAGTTTACTGGAAGGAATTCCTGGCGTTGGAAGTAAACGCCGGCAGATGCTACTAAAATATTTAGGTGGTATGCAGGAGATTATTAAAGCGACTCCTGAGGAATTGACAAAAGTACCCGGCATTAGCCCTGCCTTAGCCCGTGTCATTTATGATACCTTACATTAA
- the pgsA gene encoding CDP-diacylglycerol--glycerol-3-phosphate 3-phosphatidyltransferase: MLNIPNLLTLFRLVLIPVFVIVFYFPVEWSYFAAAVFFVLAAVTDWFDGYLARKLNQTTPFGAFLDPVADKVMVATALVLIVEHYSSIFVTIPAIIMIGREILISALREWMAELGKRASVAVGMAGKWKTTIQMMSLTGLIWQYNIWMIWLAYVLLYIAVILTFYSMMQYLKAAKPELLKNAL; encoded by the coding sequence ATGCTGAATATACCAAACCTGTTAACTCTATTTCGTCTCGTTCTAATTCCTGTTTTTGTTATCGTTTTCTATTTTCCTGTAGAGTGGAGTTACTTTGCCGCTGCCGTCTTTTTTGTTCTTGCCGCAGTTACAGACTGGTTTGATGGTTATTTAGCCAGAAAATTAAATCAAACAACTCCTTTTGGTGCCTTCCTTGACCCAGTAGCCGATAAAGTCATGGTTGCAACCGCATTAGTGCTTATTGTTGAGCATTACAGTTCTATTTTCGTCACGATCCCAGCCATTATTATGATTGGCCGTGAAATATTAATTTCTGCATTACGGGAATGGATGGCGGAGTTAGGTAAACGCGCTTCTGTTGCCGTTGGTATGGCTGGAAAATGGAAAACAACTATTCAAATGATGTCGTTAACAGGTCTGATCTGGCAATACAATATTTGGATGATCTGGCTTGCCTATGTTTTGTTGTACATTGCTGTTATTTTGACCTTTTACTCCATGATGCAATACCTGAAAGCAGCTAAACCTGAGCTATTAAAAAACGCGTTATAA